Proteins encoded in a region of the Perca fluviatilis chromosome 6, GENO_Pfluv_1.0, whole genome shotgun sequence genome:
- the LOC120561201 gene encoding GPI-linked NAD(P)(+)--arginine ADP-ribosyltransferase 1-like yields the protein MALMVVLAAVLLTYGVSPGIGMRARESDAVAGKNSVFPLDMAENSVDDMYDGCEDKMKQRVTEDLKNEKNNNPNFTEVWDRSENEVHWSEELTEVLTKNQSVAIRTYTDEGVYGDFNAAVRTQGPRYNTTFGYHALHFLLTTAIQDIRAFDKNECLTGYRRVNVSFSQDVENTSIRFGSFTSASLGGYADEDLFGNKSCFEILTCMGANITLYSIFPDESEVLIPPHEVFNVVVIKNRSTMQPDLPCEVVYKVRSTGYVSKLNCALFPK from the exons ATGGCATTGATGGTCGTTTTGGCAGCAGTGCTTCTCACTTATGGAGTCTCTCCAGGAATTGGAATG CGGGCCCGTGAATCTGATGCTGTAGCTGGGAAAAACAGTGTGTTTCCACTGGACATGGCTGAAAACTCTGTTGACGACATGTACGATGGGTGTGAAGATAAAATGAAGCAGAGGGTAACAGAAGACCTTAAGAATGAGAAGAACAACAACCCAAACTTCACAGAGGTCTGGGACCGCTCAGAGAACGAAGTACACTGGTCAGAAGAACTTACAGAAGTACTGACAAAAAACCAGAGTGTAGCTATCCGTACTTACACTGATGAAGGTGTGTATGGAGATTTCAACGCTGCAGTTCGAACCCAGGGACCTCGGTACAATACCACATTCGGGTATCACGCACTTCACTTTCTCTTGACTACTGCCATTCAAGATATAAGAGCCTTTGATAAAAATGAATGTCTCACTGGCTACCGTAGAGTCAACGTGTCCTTTAGCCAAGATGTTGAAAACACATCGATTCGCTTCGGCTCTTTCACCTCAGCCTCACTGGGTGGTTACGCCGATGAAGACCTTTTCGGAAACAAGTCATGCTTTGAGATTCTCACGTGCATGGGAGCAAATATCACCCTCTATTCTATATTTCCGGATGAAAGCGAAGTGCTGATTCCTCCCCATGAGGTCTTTAATGTCGTAGTGATAAAAAACAGGTCAACTATGCAGCCAGATCTTCCATGTGAGGTGGTCTATAAAGTGAGGAGTACAGGCTATGTTTCCAAGTTGAATTGTGCTCTTTTTCCGAAGTAA